A region from the Simiduia sp. 21SJ11W-1 genome encodes:
- the sthA gene encoding Si-specific NAD(P)(+) transhydrogenase — protein MAKKYHYDVLVIGAGPGGEGAAMAAAKAGKRVGVIENRQGVGGACVHKGTIPSKSLRHVVKQIIRHKISSLFRTTGDAHIFSYPKVLAEALRVVPKYVDLHTDFYTRNRATIIVGEASFVDAHTVSVRLVDGAKEQITAEKIVIATGSRPYHPADIDFNHARVYDSDTILDMKHTPRHIIIYGAGVIGCEYASIFSGLGIKVDLINSREHLLTFLDDEICDALSYHLRDMGVTVRHGEEYESLEATDRGVTLKLKSGKRIHGDALLWSNGRTGNTDSLNLGAIGLEADGRGQVRVNDMYQTSIENIYAVGDVIGWPSLASASYDQGRAAATNILGQESRFVSDAPTGIYTLPEISSIGKTETELTAAKIPYEVGRAFFKNTARAQISGEKVGVLKILFHADTLEILGIHCFGAEAAEIIHIGQAIMNQQGEANSIAYFVNTTFNYPTMAEAYRTAALDGLNRVNRI, from the coding sequence ATGGCGAAGAAGTATCACTATGATGTATTGGTGATTGGCGCGGGCCCCGGTGGTGAGGGCGCTGCAATGGCGGCGGCTAAGGCCGGCAAGCGCGTAGGTGTGATTGAAAACCGGCAGGGTGTGGGCGGTGCCTGTGTGCACAAGGGCACAATTCCCTCTAAATCACTACGTCATGTTGTGAAGCAAATTATCCGCCATAAAATCAGCTCGTTGTTTCGCACCACCGGTGATGCCCATATTTTCAGCTACCCGAAGGTATTGGCTGAGGCCTTGCGGGTAGTGCCCAAATATGTGGATTTGCATACCGACTTTTACACCCGCAACCGCGCCACCATCATTGTGGGTGAGGCAAGCTTCGTTGACGCGCACACTGTGTCGGTCAGGCTGGTTGATGGCGCAAAAGAGCAGATAACTGCCGAGAAAATTGTTATCGCCACCGGTTCGCGCCCCTATCACCCGGCAGATATTGATTTTAACCATGCGCGCGTGTACGACAGCGACACCATTTTGGATATGAAACACACGCCGCGTCATATCATTATTTATGGTGCGGGCGTGATTGGTTGTGAATATGCCTCAATATTTTCAGGCCTTGGTATCAAGGTGGATTTGATCAACAGCCGCGAGCATCTGTTAACCTTCCTGGATGACGAAATTTGTGACGCCCTGAGCTATCACCTGCGCGACATGGGTGTGACTGTGCGTCACGGCGAGGAATATGAATCCCTTGAGGCCACAGACCGCGGTGTTACCTTAAAGCTTAAATCCGGTAAGCGCATTCACGGTGATGCGCTCTTGTGGTCTAACGGGCGCACAGGTAATACCGATAGCCTTAATTTGGGCGCGATTGGCCTGGAGGCCGATGGCCGTGGCCAGGTTCGCGTAAATGATATGTACCAAACCAGCATAGAAAACATTTATGCGGTGGGTGATGTAATTGGCTGGCCATCGTTGGCCAGTGCGTCTTACGATCAGGGCAGGGCGGCGGCTACCAATATTTTGGGCCAGGAGAGCCGGTTTGTGTCTGATGCGCCCACGGGAATTTATACGTTGCCCGAAATCAGTTCAATTGGCAAAACCGAAACCGAGCTAACTGCTGCAAAAATTCCCTATGAAGTGGGGCGGGCATTTTTTAAAAATACCGCGCGCGCGCAAATTTCTGGCGAAAAGGTTGGTGTGCTTAAAATTTTGTTTCATGCAGATACCCTTGAGATTCTTGGTATTCACTGCTTCGGTGCAGAGGCTGCCGAAATTATTCACATTGGCCAGGCCATTATGAACCAGCAGGGTGAAGCCAATAGCATTGCTTATTTCGTGAATACCACCTTTAACTACCCCACTATGGCAGAGGCCTATCGCACGGCCGCATTAGACGGGTTAAACCGGGTCAACCGCATCTAG